The following proteins come from a genomic window of Sphaerisporangium rubeum:
- a CDS encoding BTAD domain-containing putative transcriptional regulator has protein sequence MGFEVWRGERAVTVPGARLRGLVVRLALAGGRPVEPGVLVDALWPEEAPADPVNALQSLVSRLRRVLGDAGMVAQAGSGGYRLGVAEDDVDVLRFERLAADGRERLRAGDPEAAVEVLGAAAGLYGGTPVVAAVAPAVAARLERVAVEVSADLAEAELALGRAGEAADRLAVLLAEHPADERVAALRMDALAAQGRQADALDLYERVRATLAERLGADPGAALRERHLRLLRSPAPVPEAPVSNLPAPLTSFVGRDDDLARVGALLDRGRLVTVVGPGGAGKTRLAVEAARRREYRDGTWLVDLAAVTEPAKVGAAVLAAIGSVGVALFEGFGRMRAEGSELDVLTDRLGGRESLLVVDNCEHLIDAVAHLVAALLPRCAELRVLATSREPLAIDGEALVPIGSLALPGPGDDLAEVRRSASVRLFTERAAAVRPGFEVDERTCADVVRLVRGLDGLPLALELAAARLRTLSPAELTAGLSDRFRLLTTGSRVAAPRHRTLRAVIAWSWDLLGEDERTVAERVSVLPGGVTRESAAAVCAGTAVVPSEVPELLAALVDKSLLRLAPDAGRHRMLETLREYGVERLADRGALGAVRDLAARHLAGLVAREDPLLRGAGQLAALRVLRAEYDNALAALRHLCDTGDGAGAVALALDLSWYWLILGLHADAVYWHEQALALPATGDRRDRDIAEAVLLLNRMNARSPLTVELLRENEAALRALADRLVAYPSLPGIAGVMAAITLHFLREHEASLALVRRLADGPDVWLSGLAHMFRASFAEDEGDLDQVRADVAAALDAFGRAGDRWGLAAVLPARALLRQYDGDLDGALGDLREARSLAREFGSLSLADEVFLDVRWIDLHLRRGEDAQAEAMLHAVRERVERSASPALAAAVAASEARMWLRLGDLDRAWACVEAAGAGDVTAGTVRASVCVRRGDAEGAGVALAVAYEAALEGGDLPSVATVAVAGAELAGLLGRHRDVALLLGAAARLRGTHDVSDPQIQAMAACGRTALGEDVFAAAYQEGWGLDGKTALLRVDPARLRREPDGTA, from the coding sequence ATGGGTTTTGAGGTGTGGCGCGGCGAGCGTGCGGTGACTGTTCCCGGGGCCAGGCTCCGGGGGCTGGTGGTGCGGTTGGCGCTGGCCGGGGGGCGGCCGGTCGAGCCGGGGGTGCTGGTCGACGCGTTGTGGCCGGAGGAGGCGCCGGCCGATCCGGTGAACGCGTTGCAGTCGCTGGTGTCACGTCTGCGCAGGGTGCTCGGGGACGCCGGGATGGTCGCTCAGGCCGGGAGTGGTGGCTACCGCCTCGGCGTCGCTGAGGACGATGTCGATGTGCTGCGGTTCGAACGGCTGGCGGCGGACGGACGTGAACGGCTCCGGGCCGGGGATCCGGAGGCGGCGGTGGAGGTGCTCGGTGCGGCGGCCGGGCTGTACGGCGGAACGCCGGTGGTCGCCGCGGTGGCCCCCGCGGTGGCGGCGCGGCTGGAACGTGTCGCGGTCGAGGTGTCCGCCGATCTGGCTGAGGCGGAGTTGGCGCTGGGCCGTGCCGGAGAGGCGGCCGATCGGCTGGCCGTGCTGCTCGCCGAGCATCCGGCGGACGAGCGGGTGGCGGCGTTGCGGATGGACGCGCTGGCGGCGCAGGGACGGCAGGCCGATGCGCTCGACCTGTACGAGCGGGTACGTGCGACGCTCGCCGAGCGGCTCGGCGCCGATCCCGGCGCGGCGCTGCGTGAGCGTCACCTGCGTCTGCTGCGGTCGCCCGCTCCGGTTCCCGAGGCGCCGGTGAGCAATCTGCCCGCGCCGCTGACCAGTTTCGTCGGACGGGACGACGACCTCGCTCGTGTCGGCGCGCTGCTGGACCGGGGGCGGCTGGTCACGGTGGTCGGGCCGGGTGGGGCCGGTAAGACGCGGCTCGCGGTGGAGGCGGCCCGGCGGCGCGAGTACCGCGACGGTACCTGGCTGGTCGATCTGGCGGCGGTCACCGAGCCGGCGAAGGTCGGTGCGGCGGTGCTGGCGGCGATCGGGTCGGTTGGCGTGGCGCTCTTCGAGGGCTTCGGCCGCATGCGGGCCGAGGGAAGTGAGCTTGACGTGCTCACCGACCGGCTCGGCGGACGGGAGAGCCTGCTCGTGGTGGACAACTGCGAGCATCTGATCGACGCGGTCGCGCATCTGGTCGCGGCGTTGTTGCCGCGCTGCGCGGAGTTGCGGGTGCTGGCGACCAGCCGGGAGCCGCTGGCGATCGACGGTGAGGCGCTGGTGCCGATCGGGTCGCTGGCGCTGCCGGGCCCTGGGGACGACCTGGCGGAGGTCCGCCGCAGCGCGTCGGTCCGGTTGTTCACCGAGCGGGCCGCGGCGGTGCGTCCTGGTTTCGAGGTCGATGAGCGGACCTGTGCGGACGTGGTACGGCTGGTTCGTGGTCTGGATGGTTTGCCGCTGGCGCTTGAGCTGGCGGCGGCCCGGTTGCGTACCTTGTCGCCGGCCGAGCTGACGGCCGGGTTGTCCGACCGGTTCCGGCTGCTCACCACGGGGAGTCGCGTCGCGGCGCCGCGGCACCGCACGTTGCGCGCGGTGATCGCCTGGAGCTGGGATCTGCTCGGCGAGGACGAGCGGACGGTGGCGGAGCGGGTCTCGGTCCTGCCGGGTGGTGTGACGCGGGAGTCGGCCGCGGCGGTCTGCGCCGGCACGGCGGTGGTTCCCAGCGAGGTTCCTGAGCTGCTCGCCGCGCTGGTCGACAAGTCGCTGCTGCGGCTCGCGCCGGACGCGGGTCGTCACCGGATGCTGGAGACGCTGCGTGAGTACGGCGTCGAGCGGCTCGCCGATCGGGGTGCGCTCGGGGCCGTGCGTGATCTCGCGGCCCGTCATCTGGCCGGGCTGGTCGCGCGGGAGGATCCGCTGTTGCGCGGGGCCGGTCAGCTCGCCGCGTTGCGTGTGCTGCGCGCCGAGTACGACAACGCGCTCGCCGCGCTGCGCCATCTGTGCGACACCGGCGACGGCGCCGGGGCCGTCGCGCTCGCCTTGGATCTGTCCTGGTACTGGCTGATACTCGGCCTTCATGCCGACGCGGTGTACTGGCATGAGCAGGCGCTGGCCCTCCCCGCCACGGGGGACAGGCGGGACCGGGACATCGCCGAGGCGGTGCTCCTGCTCAACCGCATGAACGCACGCTCACCGCTGACCGTGGAGCTGCTGCGGGAGAACGAGGCCGCGCTGCGGGCCCTGGCCGATCGCCTGGTCGCGTACCCGTCGCTGCCGGGGATCGCCGGTGTGATGGCCGCGATCACGCTGCACTTCCTGCGGGAGCACGAGGCGTCGCTCGCCTTGGTGCGGCGGCTCGCGGACGGGCCCGATGTCTGGCTGTCAGGGCTGGCCCACATGTTCCGGGCCTCGTTCGCCGAGGACGAGGGGGACCTCGACCAGGTACGCGCCGACGTGGCGGCCGCGCTCGACGCGTTCGGCCGGGCCGGTGACCGGTGGGGGCTCGCCGCGGTGCTGCCGGCGCGTGCGCTGCTGCGGCAGTACGACGGGGATCTCGACGGCGCGTTGGGGGACCTGCGGGAGGCCCGGTCCCTGGCGCGGGAGTTCGGCTCGCTGAGCCTGGCCGACGAGGTCTTCCTCGATGTGCGCTGGATCGACCTCCATCTGCGGCGCGGCGAGGACGCGCAGGCGGAGGCGATGCTGCACGCGGTCCGCGAGCGGGTGGAGCGGTCGGCCTCACCAGCGCTGGCGGCCGCCGTCGCCGCGTCGGAGGCCCGCATGTGGCTGCGGCTCGGTGACCTGGACCGTGCGTGGGCCTGTGTCGAGGCGGCCGGCGCCGGTGACGTGACCGCCGGTACGGTGCGGGCCTCGGTGTGTGTGCGGCGGGGTGACGCCGAGGGTGCCGGGGTGGCGCTGGCCGTGGCGTACGAGGCGGCGCTGGAGGGTGGGGACCTGCCGAGCGTGGCCACGGTCGCGGTGGCCGGGGCCGAGCTGGCCGGGCTGCTCGGCCGGCACCGGGACGTGGCCCTGCTGCTCGGCGCGGCAGCCCGGCTGCGCGGCACCCATGACGTCAGCGACCCGCAGATCCAGGCGATGGCGGCGTGTGGCCGTACTGCTCTGGGTGAGGACGTCTTCGCGGCGGCGTACCAGGAAGGCTGGGGGCTGGACGGGAAGACGGCTCTGCTGCGGGTCGATCCGGCGCGGCTGCGCCGGGAGCCGGACGGCACAGCGTAG
- a CDS encoding ABC transporter permease, translating into MNGSVRRFVRDTGTVFSREFVPVVRKPFVLVFTMGQPLLFLFLFGSMLEGTVGEAGASWQWFVPGILVMMCLSGPMMAGYSLLVELMGGSLERMLVTPLNRVAMLVGRTLKEFVLLLFQAGLIIVLAVPLGFRPSVPGVVMGLGVLVVFGVGLGALSFALAIASRPGGDLFWGVTQMVMFPLVLLSGLLLPVESGPGWLRVAAAANPVRYIADAERALLAGRVDMSVMYGMGCAVAVGVIGLAIGTRAMRQGV; encoded by the coding sequence GTGAACGGCTCTGTGCGGCGGTTCGTGCGCGATACCGGGACGGTGTTCTCGCGGGAGTTCGTGCCGGTGGTGCGGAAGCCTTTTGTGCTGGTGTTCACGATGGGGCAGCCGTTGCTGTTCCTGTTTCTTTTCGGGTCGATGCTGGAGGGGACGGTCGGGGAGGCGGGTGCGTCGTGGCAGTGGTTCGTGCCGGGGATTCTCGTGATGATGTGTCTTTCCGGGCCGATGATGGCCGGGTATTCGCTGCTGGTGGAGCTGATGGGTGGGTCGCTTGAGCGGATGCTGGTGACACCGCTCAACCGGGTGGCGATGCTGGTGGGCCGGACGTTGAAGGAGTTCGTGCTCCTGTTGTTCCAGGCGGGGCTGATCATTGTGCTGGCGGTGCCGCTGGGGTTCCGGCCTTCGGTTCCTGGGGTGGTGATGGGGCTGGGGGTGCTCGTCGTGTTCGGCGTGGGGCTCGGAGCCTTGTCGTTCGCGCTGGCGATCGCTTCGCGGCCGGGGGGTGATCTCTTCTGGGGGGTCACGCAGATGGTGATGTTTCCGTTGGTCTTGCTGTCTGGGTTGTTGCTTCCTGTGGAGTCGGGGCCGGGGTGGCTGCGGGTCGCGGCGGCGGCCAACCCGGTGCGGTACATCGCCGACGCCGAGCGGGCCCTGCTCGCTGGACGGGTCGACATGTCGGTGATGTACGGCATGGGGTGCGCGGTGGCGGTGGGGGTGATCGGGCTGGCGATCGGGACCCGCGCGATGCGGCAGGGAGTTTGA
- a CDS encoding ATP-binding cassette domain-containing protein codes for MIRARGLTRRFKVRRGVVEAVRGVDMDVEQGQLVAFLGPNGAGKSTCLRMLTTLLRPTAGSAVVAGRDVVRDPVGVRGRIGYVGQKNGAGEGFRVRDELVTQGRAYGMSRAVARVRADEVMGLLELESLADRTPATLSGGQRRRLDIALGLVHRPELLFLDEPSTGLDPQSRADIWGHILRLRERHGMTIFLTTHYLEEADSMAERVVIIDRGRVIADGTADGLKAGLAGDRVTVEVEEGFSGRAAEMARRVVEPGEVVVEGTVVRLRVARAASAVPGYLRALDEAGVKVLSAETARPTLDDVFLALTGRTLREEGAA; via the coding sequence ATGATTCGTGCTCGTGGGCTGACTCGGCGGTTCAAGGTCAGGCGGGGGGTGGTGGAGGCCGTTCGGGGGGTGGATATGGATGTGGAGCAGGGACAACTGGTGGCGTTTCTCGGGCCTAACGGAGCGGGGAAGTCGACGTGTCTGCGGATGTTGACGACTCTGCTGCGGCCTACGGCGGGGTCGGCGGTGGTGGCGGGACGGGATGTGGTGCGGGATCCCGTCGGGGTGCGGGGACGGATCGGGTATGTGGGGCAGAAGAACGGGGCCGGCGAGGGGTTTCGGGTCCGGGATGAGCTGGTCACGCAGGGGCGGGCTTATGGGATGAGCCGGGCCGTGGCGCGGGTGCGGGCCGATGAGGTGATGGGGCTTTTGGAGCTCGAGTCGCTGGCGGATCGGACTCCTGCGACGTTGTCGGGAGGGCAGCGGCGGCGGCTTGACATCGCGCTGGGGCTGGTTCATCGGCCCGAGTTGCTGTTTCTGGATGAGCCTTCCACGGGGCTCGATCCGCAGAGCAGGGCTGATATCTGGGGGCACATTCTGCGGCTGCGGGAGCGGCATGGGATGACGATCTTCCTGACCACTCACTATCTGGAGGAGGCGGACAGCATGGCGGAGCGGGTGGTGATCATCGACCGGGGACGGGTCATCGCGGACGGGACGGCTGACGGGCTCAAGGCGGGATTGGCCGGGGACCGGGTGACGGTCGAGGTCGAGGAAGGGTTCTCGGGGAGGGCCGCGGAGATGGCTCGGCGGGTGGTGGAACCCGGTGAGGTCGTGGTGGAGGGGACGGTGGTGCGGCTGCGGGTGGCGCGAGCGGCTTCCGCGGTGCCGGGGTATTTGCGTGCGCTGGATGAGGCGGGGGTGAAAGTGCTGTCCGCGGAGACGGCGCGGCCCACTTTGGATGACGTTTTCCTGGCGCTCACGGGGCGGACGTTGCGTGAGGAGGGGGCGGCGTGA
- a CDS encoding helix-turn-helix transcriptional regulator, with protein sequence MPSVPPARHLVRAKDLVDTRYHDPITVADMAKAAGLSRSHFSQQFHRAFGETPHTYLLTRRLERAAALLRNTDRSVADICLAVGLQSIGSFTTSFTHTYGMPPTTYRAQFPDPAKYALIPACVVRAHSRPQHRTFREDTPEPTPLTSEMSDSPPTGDL encoded by the coding sequence ATGCCGTCCGTCCCACCCGCACGCCACCTCGTCCGCGCGAAAGACCTGGTAGACACCCGCTACCACGACCCCATAACCGTCGCCGACATGGCCAAGGCGGCCGGCCTCTCCCGCTCCCACTTCAGCCAGCAGTTCCACCGCGCCTTCGGCGAAACCCCCCACACCTACCTCCTGACCCGCCGCCTGGAACGCGCCGCCGCACTCCTCCGCAACACCGACCGCTCAGTAGCCGACATCTGCCTGGCTGTAGGCCTTCAAAGCATCGGCTCCTTCACCACCAGCTTCACCCACACCTACGGCATGCCCCCCACCACATACCGAGCCCAGTTCCCCGACCCCGCCAAGTACGCCTTGATCCCCGCCTGCGTCGTCCGAGCCCACTCCCGTCCCCAACACCGGACGTTTCGAGAAGACACCCCCGAACCCACCCCACTAACGTCAGAGATGTCCGATTCACCACCCACCGGAGACCTCTGA
- a CDS encoding VOC family protein, protein MINIANAQLWVHDQDEALAFYTKKLDMEVRSDVTVPEMGNFRWLTVGPTNQPDFAIVLMAIPGPPLMDDATTAQVHDLMSKGFAGTVFLTTDDCEATYRDLKSRGVEFTETPEQRPYGIDAGFRDPSGNQFRLTQLNVSFGG, encoded by the coding sequence ATGATCAATATCGCCAACGCACAGCTCTGGGTCCACGACCAGGACGAAGCCCTCGCCTTCTACACCAAGAAACTCGACATGGAAGTCCGCTCCGACGTCACCGTCCCCGAGATGGGCAACTTCCGCTGGCTGACGGTAGGCCCCACCAACCAGCCCGACTTCGCCATCGTCCTCATGGCCATCCCCGGCCCCCCGCTGATGGACGACGCCACCACAGCCCAGGTCCACGACCTCATGTCCAAGGGCTTCGCCGGCACCGTCTTCCTCACCACCGACGACTGCGAAGCCACCTACCGCGACCTGAAGTCCCGAGGCGTCGAATTCACCGAAACCCCCGAGCAGCGGCCCTACGGCATAGACGCCGGCTTCCGCGACCCCTCAGGCAACCAGTTCCGCCTGACCCAGCTCAACGTATCCTTCGGCGGCTGA
- a CDS encoding DUF6879 family protein: MLEELGSLPAPVLGLEEYKEDFRRHFWVADVTWRLERGLTFREPGSPSWVAMRGGDWDGALRLAEGMRAGRVEHQRALDRRGIVQRRVRFVCEPLTAYLQWELHVLTIWAELGEQITVLPTAAVAHLEAREELPEVLILGERVASPVMYVIQYSAGVLSGARRFVDRELIEVCRREVAALWRCGEDILRYFPRRIESLPPPDVREE, translated from the coding sequence ATGCTTGAGGAGCTTGGGTCGCTACCGGCGCCGGTGTTGGGGCTGGAGGAGTACAAGGAGGACTTTCGGCGGCACTTCTGGGTCGCCGATGTGACGTGGAGGTTGGAGAGGGGGCTGACGTTTCGGGAGCCGGGGTCGCCTAGTTGGGTGGCGATGCGTGGCGGGGACTGGGATGGGGCTCTTCGGCTTGCGGAGGGGATGCGGGCCGGGAGAGTGGAGCACCAGAGAGCACTGGATCGGCGGGGGATCGTGCAGCGGCGGGTTCGGTTTGTTTGTGAGCCGCTTACGGCTTACTTGCAGTGGGAGCTGCATGTGCTGACGATCTGGGCCGAGCTCGGGGAGCAGATCACGGTGCTTCCTACGGCGGCCGTCGCTCATCTGGAGGCGCGGGAGGAGCTGCCTGAGGTGCTGATCCTTGGGGAGCGGGTGGCTTCACCCGTGATGTACGTCATTCAGTACAGCGCGGGGGTGCTCTCTGGGGCTCGCAGGTTCGTCGACCGGGAGCTCATCGAGGTCTGCAGGCGGGAGGTCGCGGCTCTCTGGCGATGCGGGGAGGACATCTTGCGGTACTTTCCCCGGCGGATCGAGAGCCTTCCACCGCCTGATGTGCGGGAGGAATGA
- a CDS encoding ATP-binding protein — translation MRNGVKMSNIEEYASFARLGFYPSTRTNGFAVHMNVCAENLSAVRKMIKEVLAVLGVDGETVESARLVASELVGNAVRACGHWAPVIVEVEVGGAGVWVRVHDPDPVRLPVRAGTSADDPEVESGRGLWLLDALTPGWDVAVTPIGKQVRCLLPREGSLPLACAAGTEGTDA, via the coding sequence ATGAGGAACGGGGTGAAAATGTCCAATATAGAAGAATACGCATCGTTCGCCAGGTTGGGCTTCTATCCATCAACTCGGACAAACGGTTTCGCGGTACACATGAATGTCTGTGCGGAAAACCTGAGTGCCGTTCGGAAGATGATCAAAGAGGTCCTTGCCGTGCTCGGCGTCGACGGTGAGACGGTGGAGTCGGCGCGGCTGGTCGCGTCGGAGTTGGTGGGGAACGCGGTGCGGGCCTGTGGGCACTGGGCTCCGGTGATCGTGGAGGTGGAGGTCGGCGGTGCGGGGGTCTGGGTCAGGGTTCATGATCCGGATCCGGTTCGGCTGCCGGTTCGAGCCGGGACGAGTGCGGATGATCCGGAGGTCGAGTCGGGGCGGGGGCTCTGGTTGCTGGATGCGCTTACTCCTGGGTGGGACGTGGCGGTGACGCCGATCGGCAAGCAGGTTCGGTGTCTGTTGCCTCGGGAGGGGTCGCTGCCGTTGGCCTGCGCGGCGGGGACGGAGGGGACAGATGCTTGA